The following proteins come from a genomic window of Corallococcus sp. NCRR:
- the sugE gene encoding quaternary ammonium compound efflux SMR transporter SugE, with protein sequence MSSSWILLVIAGLLEVCWTIGLKYTQGFTRPLPSVLTVAAIVASMGLLGLAVKQLPIGTAYAVWVGIGAAGAAIAGMVLFHEPATPSRLFFLTLMIVAIIGLKFTSGTH encoded by the coding sequence ATGTCGTCGTCGTGGATCCTCCTCGTCATCGCTGGCCTGCTCGAAGTCTGCTGGACGATTGGCCTCAAATACACGCAGGGCTTCACCCGCCCGCTGCCCAGCGTGCTCACCGTCGCGGCCATTGTCGCGAGCATGGGCCTGCTGGGCCTCGCGGTGAAGCAGCTCCCCATCGGCACGGCCTACGCGGTCTGGGTGGGCATCGGCGCGGCTGGCGCCGCAATCGCGGGCATGGTGCTCTTCCATGAGCCCGCCACGCCCTCGCGCCTGTTCTTCCTCACGCTGATGATCGTCGCCATCATCGGACTGAAGTTCACCAGCGGAACGCATTAG
- a CDS encoding NUDIX hydrolase — translation MTDGRSWNGNWKVRILERLQERGFTSLTAFATAHPAMPFVELAEELGKDDVAGVQVLRGLLVEAERSKQVTRFVRDVFVRHFAYSLPRGWPSEMDDQSRFQLAKALAYWSTDAPDAYEQRVERAIRALRANPPPPGWRPLGPDDELLLTLLPDEQS, via the coding sequence ATGACGGACGGGCGCTCCTGGAATGGCAACTGGAAGGTCCGCATCCTTGAGCGGCTTCAGGAGCGTGGTTTCACGTCGCTCACCGCGTTCGCCACGGCGCATCCGGCCATGCCATTCGTGGAACTGGCGGAGGAGCTTGGGAAGGACGATGTCGCGGGTGTCCAGGTCCTCCGTGGACTGCTTGTAGAGGCGGAGCGGAGCAAGCAGGTCACACGTTTCGTACGCGACGTGTTCGTTCGTCACTTCGCCTACAGCCTTCCGAGGGGCTGGCCATCCGAGATGGATGATCAATCCCGATTTCAGCTCGCCAAGGCGCTCGCCTACTGGTCCACTGACGCTCCCGATGCCTACGAGCAGCGGGTCGAGCGGGCCATTCGAGCCCTCCGCGCCAATCCACCACCGCCGGGATGGCGTCCCCTGGGGCCCGACGACGAACTCCTCCTTACGTTGCTGCCTGACGAGCAATCCTGA
- a CDS encoding DUF2380 domain-containing protein: protein MDGRWLLTVVLLCLGCASGPPVHGRGRELHQGSRVSAGFGWQGRTGDGEAAPPLEFRAVRVAIQEVKASLDGIARGVDRLEDRDAGIGGHGGVFSRYVEHGSEQVARIRDLLKDATAFEEASEAVTDAELARGLLRMSGQRIEAALGSVMLLAAWLDFLQLADAVLEQCPFYSVGQLFVDLSRVQGQIDPSLKRLQSLEPEQVEPALVAMPGQMGALTREFQTIREGVRASAELGGKVVAAARLLEMLTLVSSLKASLPRPPPAAPVTVGMGLVMGSGGVMMGSRIVVSAEWVERMRALVQAGVLSAPVVSAAVRVQAGQVLMAQGGQDLPKGVREALGEGPEVRGMRETGRAGAGMSSAPRHHVMPREHREWFEKRGFKGALDIDQFCVRLERSHHEAIHGGGDWKLGRTWPGEWNQLIMKALRKAEVEAGKRLTRNEVLDIVADWMRTHDISMNFVRGSRR from the coding sequence ATGGATGGGCGCTGGCTACTGACTGTCGTGCTGCTGTGCCTGGGGTGTGCCTCCGGGCCACCCGTGCATGGGCGGGGGCGCGAGTTGCATCAAGGCTCGCGTGTGAGCGCGGGTTTCGGATGGCAGGGCCGAACCGGGGACGGAGAGGCGGCTCCTCCCCTGGAGTTCCGAGCGGTACGGGTTGCCATCCAGGAGGTGAAGGCCTCACTGGATGGCATCGCCCGGGGGGTCGACAGGCTGGAGGACCGGGACGCGGGCATCGGCGGGCACGGCGGTGTCTTCAGTCGCTACGTTGAGCATGGCTCGGAGCAGGTGGCCCGCATCAGGGACCTGCTCAAGGACGCCACGGCGTTTGAGGAAGCTTCGGAGGCGGTGACGGACGCGGAGCTGGCGCGGGGGCTGCTCCGGATGTCAGGCCAGCGCATCGAAGCCGCACTGGGCAGCGTGATGTTGCTGGCCGCGTGGCTCGACTTCCTCCAACTCGCGGATGCCGTGCTCGAGCAGTGTCCCTTCTACAGCGTGGGGCAGCTCTTCGTGGACCTGTCCCGCGTGCAGGGGCAAATCGATCCGAGCTTGAAACGGCTCCAGTCGTTGGAGCCAGAGCAGGTGGAGCCCGCGTTGGTTGCGATGCCGGGGCAGATGGGTGCTCTCACGCGTGAGTTCCAGACCATCCGCGAAGGTGTCCGCGCATCGGCGGAGCTGGGTGGGAAGGTCGTGGCGGCGGCGCGGCTCCTGGAAATGCTCACGCTGGTGTCTTCGCTGAAGGCGTCACTGCCACGACCGCCGCCAGCGGCCCCAGTTACCGTTGGCATGGGGCTCGTGATGGGGTCGGGCGGCGTGATGATGGGTTCCCGGATCGTTGTCTCCGCGGAGTGGGTGGAGCGGATGCGGGCGCTTGTCCAGGCAGGTGTCCTCTCCGCGCCAGTTGTCAGCGCAGCCGTCCGCGTCCAAGCAGGACAGGTGCTGATGGCGCAGGGCGGCCAGGACCTGCCCAAGGGCGTCCGTGAAGCACTCGGCGAAGGGCCAGAGGTCCGTGGCATGCGCGAGACCGGCAGGGCAGGGGCCGGAATGTCGTCAGCGCCGAGGCATCACGTGATGCCTCGAGAGCACCGGGAGTGGTTCGAGAAGCGCGGCTTCAAGGGCGCGCTGGATATCGACCAGTTCTGCGTCCGCCTGGAGCGTTCGCACCACGAGGCCATTCACGGCGGTGGTGACTGGAAGCTGGGGCGCACCTGGCCCGGTGAATGGAATCAGCTGATCATGAAGGCGCTTCGCAAAGCTGAAGTCGAAGCGGGCAAGAGGTTGACCCGCAACGAGGTCCTGGACATCGTGGCGGACTGGATGCGGACCCACGATATCTCCATGAATTTCGTTCGAGGGAGCAGACGATGA
- a CDS encoding dienelactone hydrolase family protein, producing MTAKRGLLMWCVGWMLFSAQAALAAQGEIVARPQGTVPGMTYGYWEYLPLGYDDSPTEEFPLVVFLHGTGEVGNGSAAALEKVMNLNAPPRLIRNGRDFPFILIAPQRFNAFIPVADIDAIIEYAKVHYRVDVNRIYLTGVSAGAIQTWGYAAVHYAKLAAVLPIAGNGNSLNLCPMAAAGLPVWAFHGQADGTVSPYGSIDPVNRMNNTCSPRANPAAVLTLYPGVGHDSWGRTYDGSAGHDVYAWLLSHSL from the coding sequence ATGACGGCGAAGCGTGGGCTGTTGATGTGGTGCGTGGGCTGGATGCTGTTCTCCGCGCAGGCGGCACTGGCGGCACAGGGGGAGATCGTGGCGCGTCCCCAGGGGACGGTGCCGGGGATGACCTACGGCTACTGGGAGTACCTGCCGCTAGGGTACGACGACTCGCCCACGGAGGAGTTCCCGCTGGTGGTCTTCCTGCATGGGACGGGGGAGGTGGGCAACGGCAGCGCCGCGGCGCTGGAGAAGGTCATGAACCTGAACGCGCCGCCGAGGCTGATCCGCAACGGACGCGACTTCCCGTTCATCCTGATCGCGCCGCAGCGGTTCAACGCCTTCATCCCGGTGGCGGACATCGACGCCATCATCGAGTACGCGAAGGTGCACTACCGGGTGGACGTGAACCGCATCTACCTGACGGGTGTCTCGGCGGGCGCCATCCAGACGTGGGGCTACGCGGCGGTGCATTACGCGAAGCTGGCGGCGGTGCTGCCCATCGCGGGCAACGGCAACAGCCTGAACCTCTGCCCCATGGCGGCGGCGGGCCTGCCGGTCTGGGCCTTCCACGGCCAGGCGGACGGCACGGTGTCGCCCTACGGCTCCATCGATCCGGTGAACCGGATGAACAACACCTGCTCGCCTCGAGCGAACCCCGCGGCGGTGCTCACGCTCTATCCCGGCGTGGGGCACGACTCCTGGGGCCGGACGTACGACGGCTCGGCGGGCCATGATGTCTACGCGTGGCTCTTGAGTCACAGCCTCTGA
- a CDS encoding polysaccharide lyase: MRSKHFAVVAGMSLFALGLSAHAAEIFRNTGTLTGWNSLNVEHNGSLKEVTNVVYEGSTAIKATQVYDPNYTERYHSEVVKHNVYRRGDTGFYGFMFRLQQDWQFQPQSFNIAQFIANFSDTGCDGHMPTTMVWLSGNQLTTRVKYGTVCDQKTTTFRNLATVTAGEWHKVVMQVKWTSDNTGFIKLWFDGVKVLEQFNLATTVADDRYLQFRVGLYANGWHDSGYMQGTQGTRSVWIDEIAAGTTFADADPSQW, from the coding sequence ATGCGGTCCAAGCATTTCGCCGTCGTCGCGGGCATGTCGCTGTTCGCCCTGGGGTTGAGCGCGCATGCGGCGGAGATCTTCCGCAACACCGGAACGCTCACAGGCTGGAACTCGCTCAACGTGGAGCACAACGGTTCGCTGAAGGAGGTGACCAACGTCGTCTACGAGGGCTCCACCGCCATCAAGGCCACGCAGGTCTACGACCCGAACTACACCGAGCGCTACCACTCGGAGGTCGTGAAGCACAACGTGTACCGCCGGGGCGACACGGGCTTCTATGGCTTCATGTTCCGGCTGCAGCAGGACTGGCAGTTCCAGCCTCAGTCCTTCAACATCGCCCAGTTCATCGCGAACTTCTCCGACACGGGCTGCGATGGCCACATGCCCACCACCATGGTGTGGCTGTCCGGCAACCAGCTCACGACCCGCGTGAAGTACGGCACCGTCTGCGACCAGAAGACGACCACCTTCCGCAACCTGGCCACCGTCACCGCCGGCGAGTGGCACAAGGTCGTCATGCAGGTGAAGTGGACCAGCGACAACACCGGCTTCATCAAGCTGTGGTTCGACGGCGTGAAGGTCCTGGAGCAGTTCAACCTGGCCACCACCGTGGCGGATGACCGGTACCTCCAGTTCCGCGTCGGCCTCTACGCCAATGGCTGGCACGACAGCGGGTACATGCAAGGCACCCAGGGCACCCGCAGCGTCTGGATTGACGAAATCGCGGCCGGCACCACGTTCGCCGACGCCGACCCATCGCAGTGGTAG
- a CDS encoding CotH kinase family protein, which yields MRTRRWWTRGLAGLACFALVACGGDTQAPTNDTPSGTASDAGTHPQSGEGTVDGGTQPSSDAGTEPGTDAGTGTPDAGAEDAGTAPQACAPTAGDPRWVLEGESFSAQVTCATGLKEASLRFGVKNLPAGATFDESTATLRWTPALNQGAVWMLTLEERTTGETGALKVGVANNDNAPGKVDIVDPVAYTEEYGLPVVHLFFDPDVGLTSGYYRPAEVVYRGHRFTMEAKYRGATSSVFPKRSLTLKFAEDDLFSEPVFGDGFKDRKRVVLITTFNDNSYLRSRLAFDLWNRLSPNAVRIRTFSVVVYANNKYRGLYTAADHVDKRLMEWNGIDDDSDLYKADTADANFSRLTRNGQTKASLDVGFVKDEGDPPGNFSTLHDFVAWVADSSNDTFRQQFGAKLKARDYEDWWIFNTLIQGNDSQAKNAYHAYDPKTGGPWRYIPWDLDASFGQNYDTTRTSATARPTYTSDNLLFKRMLAEPAIAGPMRDRYRQALKNEVSEAAVQAMIDGYVRELGPNAQRDEARWAEQYRNFAKPEAGSEGGNHNFPDWHLRQDFKTHAEEVEYIRQWVHTRWGAFQSQLP from the coding sequence GTGCGAACAAGGCGATGGTGGACGCGAGGACTGGCGGGGCTGGCGTGCTTCGCCCTGGTGGCGTGCGGCGGTGACACCCAGGCGCCCACGAACGACACTCCTTCCGGCACGGCCTCCGACGCGGGCACGCATCCGCAGTCCGGCGAGGGCACGGTGGACGGAGGCACGCAGCCTTCCTCCGACGCGGGCACGGAACCAGGGACAGACGCGGGCACCGGGACGCCGGACGCGGGAGCCGAGGACGCCGGCACGGCCCCACAGGCTTGCGCGCCCACGGCGGGTGACCCGCGCTGGGTGCTGGAGGGCGAGTCCTTCAGCGCGCAGGTGACGTGCGCCACGGGCCTCAAGGAGGCCAGCCTGCGCTTCGGGGTGAAGAACCTGCCCGCGGGCGCCACGTTCGACGAGTCCACCGCCACGCTGCGCTGGACGCCCGCGCTCAACCAGGGCGCGGTGTGGATGCTCACGCTGGAGGAGCGCACCACCGGCGAGACGGGCGCGCTCAAGGTGGGCGTGGCCAACAACGACAACGCGCCGGGCAAGGTCGACATCGTCGACCCCGTGGCCTACACGGAGGAGTACGGGTTGCCCGTGGTGCACCTGTTCTTCGACCCGGACGTGGGCCTGACGTCTGGCTATTACCGGCCCGCGGAGGTGGTGTACCGGGGCCACCGCTTCACGATGGAGGCGAAGTACCGCGGGGCCACGTCCAGCGTGTTCCCCAAGCGCAGCCTGACGCTCAAGTTCGCGGAGGACGACCTGTTCTCCGAGCCCGTCTTCGGCGACGGCTTCAAGGACCGCAAGCGCGTGGTGCTGATCACCACGTTCAATGACAACTCCTACCTGCGCTCGCGGCTGGCGTTCGACCTGTGGAACCGGCTGTCTCCCAACGCCGTGCGCATCCGCACCTTCAGCGTGGTGGTGTACGCGAACAACAAGTACCGCGGGCTCTACACGGCGGCGGACCACGTGGACAAGCGGCTGATGGAGTGGAACGGCATCGACGATGACTCGGACCTCTACAAGGCCGACACCGCGGACGCCAACTTCTCCCGCCTGACGCGCAACGGGCAGACGAAGGCGAGCCTCGACGTCGGCTTCGTGAAGGACGAGGGCGACCCGCCGGGCAACTTCAGCACGCTGCACGACTTCGTCGCGTGGGTGGCGGACTCCAGCAACGACACCTTCCGCCAGCAGTTCGGCGCGAAGCTGAAGGCGCGCGACTACGAGGACTGGTGGATCTTCAATACGCTCATCCAGGGCAATGACTCGCAGGCGAAGAACGCCTATCACGCGTACGATCCGAAGACGGGCGGCCCCTGGCGCTACATCCCGTGGGACCTGGACGCGAGCTTCGGGCAGAACTACGACACCACGCGCACCAGCGCCACGGCGCGGCCCACCTATACGTCGGACAACCTGCTCTTCAAGCGGATGCTCGCGGAGCCCGCCATCGCGGGCCCCATGCGCGACCGCTACCGCCAGGCCCTGAAGAACGAGGTGAGCGAGGCCGCGGTGCAGGCGATGATCGACGGCTACGTGCGGGAGCTGGGGCCCAACGCGCAGCGTGACGAGGCGCGGTGGGCGGAGCAGTACCGGAACTTCGCGAAGCCGGAGGCGGGGAGCGAGGGAGGCAACCACAACTTCCCGGACTGGCACCTGCGCCAGGACTTCAAGACCCACGCGGAGGAGGTGGAATACATCCGGCAGTGGGTGCACACGCGCTGGGGCGCGTTCCAGTCACAGCTGCCGTGA
- a CDS encoding AI-2E family transporter, with product MTAGDSKRWSNFIFAGLFALALILFSRILLPFLMPVLLGGFLVVLFMPIQDSLDRRLQGRKSLTAGLSTLAVFLLILAPLALVGWMVAREVLQFVGQAQDLLDQVDLRHHFLNSLPRGLSRYVHFDPESSETERLLMTAVSGGAGLLADVVGAGTELIVNMFLMTVAMYYFFLDGRRLVNEVARLIPLERRYFDAFSHEFTDVAYAIIYGNTVTALVQGAVGFVGLLIAGVPHAGVWGAAMVLVALVPVGGTALVWGPIGVILIAANRVSEGVFLLAWGTFLVGSIDNVIRPRLCGSRMALHPLLVFLSMFGGLAVFGMMGLLVGPLIASIFMAMVRIYRRDFLGRAQESQPAPVVSQDSSPSLTPQPAPVPSTASVGHVMNA from the coding sequence GTGACGGCGGGCGACTCGAAGCGGTGGTCCAATTTCATTTTCGCGGGGCTGTTCGCGCTCGCGCTGATTCTCTTTTCACGCATCCTGCTGCCGTTCCTGATGCCGGTGCTGCTGGGCGGCTTCCTGGTCGTCCTGTTCATGCCCATCCAGGACTCCTTGGACCGGCGGCTCCAGGGCCGCAAGTCCCTGACGGCCGGACTGTCCACCCTCGCGGTGTTCCTGCTGATCCTCGCCCCGCTGGCGCTGGTGGGCTGGATGGTGGCCCGCGAGGTGCTCCAGTTCGTGGGCCAGGCGCAGGACCTGCTGGATCAGGTGGACCTGCGCCACCACTTCCTCAACAGCCTGCCCCGGGGCCTCTCCCGCTACGTGCACTTCGATCCGGAGAGCTCGGAGACGGAGCGCCTGCTGATGACGGCGGTGTCGGGCGGCGCGGGGCTGCTCGCGGACGTGGTGGGCGCCGGCACGGAGCTCATCGTCAACATGTTCCTGATGACGGTGGCCATGTACTACTTCTTCCTGGACGGCCGTCGTCTGGTGAACGAGGTGGCCCGGCTCATCCCCCTGGAGCGCCGCTACTTCGACGCCTTCTCCCACGAGTTCACGGACGTCGCGTACGCCATCATCTACGGCAACACCGTCACCGCGCTGGTGCAGGGCGCGGTGGGCTTCGTGGGGCTGCTCATCGCGGGCGTGCCGCACGCCGGGGTGTGGGGCGCGGCCATGGTGCTGGTGGCGCTGGTGCCGGTGGGCGGCACCGCGCTCGTGTGGGGGCCCATCGGCGTCATCCTCATCGCGGCGAACCGGGTGAGCGAGGGCGTCTTCCTGCTCGCGTGGGGCACCTTCCTGGTGGGCAGCATCGACAACGTCATCCGCCCCCGGCTGTGCGGCTCGCGCATGGCGCTGCACCCGCTGCTCGTCTTCCTGTCCATGTTCGGCGGGCTGGCGGTGTTCGGGATGATGGGCCTGCTGGTGGGGCCGCTCATCGCGTCCATCTTCATGGCCATGGTGCGCATCTACCGGCGCGACTTCCTGGGTCGTGCCCAGGAATCCCAGCCTGCTCCCGTGGTGTCCCAGGATTCCTCGCCTTCGCTCACCCCGCAGCCCGCGCCCGTGCCCTCCACGGCGAGCGTGGGTCACGTGATGAACGCCTGA